The DNA segment TGCATGACCGAGCCAACGCCGACGCCCGCCAACGCCGCCACGCCCTACGGCACCCTGCCCCCCGCCTCCCCCCTGCCGCAGCGCCGCCCCGTGAGCCTGCCGCGCCTGGCGCAGATGCGCGAGGCCGGCGAGAAGATCACCATGCTGACGGCCTACGACGCCACCTTCGCCGCGGTAGCGGATGCGGCAGGCGTGGAATGCCTGCTCGTGGGCGATTCGCTCGGCATGGTCTGCCAGGGCCTGCCCAGCACGGTGGGCGTGTCCCTGGACACCATGGCCTACCACACGGCCAGCGTGGCGCGGGGCCTGCACCGGGTGCAGGGCACGGCCTGGCTGATCGCCGACCTGCCCTACGGCAGCTACGCCGAAAGCCCCGAACAGGCCATGCGCAGCGCCTGCACGCTGATGCAGGCAGGAGCACACATGGTCAAGCTCGAAGGCGGCGGGTGGACGGCACCCACCGTCCGGTTCCTGGTCGAGCGCGGCGTGCCGGTCTGTGCACACCTGGGCCTCACCCCGCAGACGGTGCATTCCCTGGGCGGCTACCGCGTCCAGGGCCGCAGCGACGAAGCCGCGCGCGCGTTGCGCAGCCAGGCCAACGAACTGCAGGACGCGGGTGCCGCCATGCTGGTGCTCGAGATGGTGCCCGCCACGCTGGCGCGCGAAGTGACCGACGCCCTGCCGCGCTGCCACACCATCGGCATCGGCGCCGGCAGCGGCACGGCCGGCCAGGTGCTCGTGCTGCACGACATGCTGGGAGTGAACCTCGGCAAGAACCCGAAGTTCGCGCACGATTTCATGGCCCAGGCCGGCAGCGTGCGCGGCGCCATCGAAGCCTACGTGCAGGCCGTCAAGGCGGGGCGCTTCCCCGACGATGCGCTGCACGCCTGGTAACGCCTCCTGCCCTCCCGCCACGTCCGGCCATCCTGCCACCGCCTTTCCAGCCGTTTCTCCATGCTCATCGCACACTCCATCGCCGACCTGCGTTCCGCGCTCGCCAGCCGGGGCCGCCCGGCCTTCGTCCCCACCATGGGCAACCTGCACGAAGGGCACCTGTCCCTGGTGCGGCAGGCCCGCGCGCTCGGCGACGTGAGCGTCGCCAGCATCTTCGTCAACCGCCTCCAGTTCCTACCCCACGAGGATTTCGACAGCTATCCCCGCACCTGGGAGGCCGACCGCGCGCAACTGGAAGCCGCAGGCTGCGACATCCTCTTCGCCCCGCGCGAGACGGACCTCTACCCGCAGGCACAGACCTTCAAGGTCCAGCCCGATCCCCTGCTGGCCGACCTGCTCGAAGGGCAGTTCCGCCCCGGCTTCTTCACCGGCGTCTGTACCGTGGTCATGAAGCTGTTCTCCGCCGTGTTCGGCACGACCGGCGGCGGAACGGCCCTGTTCGGCAAGAAGGACTACCAGCAGCTGATGGTGATCCGCCGCATGGTGGAGCAGTTCGCCCTGCCGGTGGACGTGGTGGCAGGGGACACCTGCCGCGCCCCGGACGGACTCGCCCTCAGCTCGCGCAACGGTTACCTGGGACCGGCCGAACGCGCCCAGGCGGTGGAGCTGTCGCGCGCCCTGCGATCCCTGTCGGATGCCGTACTCTCGCGCCCCGTCACCGACTGGCCCGGACTGGAGGCCGAGGCGAGCGACGCGCTGCGCAGCCGGGGCTGGCAGCCCGACTACCTCGTGGTGCGCCGCAGGGCCGACCTGCAGCGCCCCGACAACGCACCGCAAGCCGGCACGCTGGTGGCCCTGGGCGCGGCCCGGCTGGGCCCGACCCGGCTCATCGACAACCTCGAATTCTGAGCAGCTCGGCACGAGATGTCCCGCGCGGCGGGAAGGTGCGCACCTACGCGGGCAGGTGCCGCGCGCGCACAATCCGCGGGGCGCCCGGGTCTTAAGGTGGAGGCATCTTCAACCCACCTTTCAGGAGAAAGACCATGCCCATCATCCTGTGGCTCCTCGGCGTCCCGCTGTCCCTCGTCCTGCTGCTGATGCTCTTCGGCGTGGTGTGATGCGCCTCGGCGGCGTGGGTGGCCGGTGCGCTGGCTCCCACGCTGGCCCACCGCGGGGGCGACGCTCAGCAGGAGCGCAGTTCCGCTGCGGGGCCACGTCCCATCAGCCGTGCCACGGCCTCCGAAGCGGTCGATCGGCCATCCAGCAGCGCCACCACTTCCTGCGCAATCGGCATGTCCACGCCGAGCTGGCCTGCACGCCGCACCACCGTCCGCGCGCTGTACACCCCTTCGGCCACATGGCCGAGCGATTCCACCGCCTGGTCCAGTGTGAGCCCCCGGGCGAGCGCCAGGCCCACGCGGCGGTTGCGGGACAGGTCCCCCGTGGCCGTCAGCACCAGGTCGCCCAGTCCTGAAAGTCCCATGAACGTCTCCGCCCGCGCGCCGAGCGCGAGCCCGAGCCGGCTCATTTCGGCCAGGCCCCGAGTGATGAGCGCGGCACGCGCGTTCGTTCCCAGGTCCAGCCCATCGCAAAGACCGGTGGCGATGGCCAGAACATTCTTCACGGCGCCCCCCACCTCCACGCCCACGATGTCCTCGTTGGCATAAACGCGCAGGGTGGGCCCATGGAATGCTTCCACGAGCAATTCACGTACTTGCGCATCGCGGCTTGCGGCCACCAGCGCAGTGGGCCGCCCCTGCGCCGCCTCCAGCGCGAAGCTGGGGCCGCTGAGCGCACCCGCACGCAGACGCGGGGCCACCTGGCTGCAGATCTCGTGCGCCATCAGGCCCTGGGACGCGGCCTCGCCACCTGCGGGAACGGCCTCGAAACCCTTGCAGAGCCAGGCCACGGGAATGGCCGCGTCGCGCAACGCCTCCAGCATGCCGCGCAGGCCGGACATGGGGGTCGCGACAATGGCCAGGTCGGCCCGGCTGGACGCAAGCGCCCCGGAAGGCGCACCGCTCGCGAGGGCGAAGGCCGGGGGAAAGGCGATGCCGGGAAGATAGCGGGCGTTCTCGCGCGCCGCCTGCATGGCGGCGGCCTGGCGGCCATCGCGCGCCCAGAGGGTCACGGCATGTCCGGCCGGGTGCGCGGCCGCGCTGAGGGCCATGGCGGTGCCCCAGGCGCCTGCACCGAACACGATGATCTTCATGAGGGAGGTCGTTGCGGTTTCGGCAGGGGAACCGCTCGCAGTCCCCGGCTGCGACGCGCCGCCGTGCGGCGGCGCCCGGTGGGAAGAATTACTGCGTGACGCCCGGCGTCGGCGCGGCCGAGGCCAGCTGCGACTGCTGCTGCTCGTACATGGCCTGGAAGTTGATCTCTGCCAGGTGCACGGGCGGGAAGCCGGCGCGCGTGATCACGTCGGCGATGTTGCCGCGCAGGTAGGGATAGACGATCTGCGGGCAGGCGATGCCCATGATCGGGCCCATCTGGTCTTCCGGAATGTTGCGGATCTCGAAGATGCCGGCCTGCTTGGCCTCGACCAGGAACACCGTCTTGTCCTTGATCTTGGTCTGCACCGTGGCCGTCACCGCGACCTCGAAGATGCCGTCGGCGACGGGGGAGGCCTCGACGCCCAGCTGGATGTCCACGTTGGGCTGCTCCTGCTCCAGCAGGATCTGGGGCGAGTTCGGCTGCTCCAGGGACAGATCCTTCAGATACACGCGCTGGATCTGGAACACGGGATTTTCTTCGGACATGAGGTCGTTCTTTCGATTCGGAAACGGGAAAAGGGCCAGGTAAGACAAAGCCCGCCGGGGACGTCTCGTTCCCGCAGCGGGCAGCACCCGGGGCCGCATTATGCAGCGCCCGGCCGGTGCGCCTTTCAGGCGCCGAGCAGGGGCATCAGGCCGCCGCGGCCGTCGAGCGCGACCAGGTCGTCATGGCCACCCACGTGGGTGTCGCCGATGAAGATCTGCGGCACCGTGCGCCGTCCGGTGATCTCCATCATGTGCGAGCGGGCCTCGGGGTCGAGATCCACGCGGACCTCCTCGATCTGCTCCACGCCCTTGGACTTGAGGATCTGCTTGGCCCGGATGCAGTAGGGGCAGACGGCGGTGGTGTACATCTTGACGGGTTGCATGGGGCGGCCTTCCTGGAAGATTGCGTAGGGTGTGAGGGGCACGTGGTGCCGCTTCAGGCCTTTTCAACCGGCATGCTGGCATCGCGCCAGGCCTTCAGCCCGCCCGCGAGCGCCTCGGCCTTGTCATAGCCGAGCTTTCTGGCCACCGCCACCGCGCGCTGCGCCCGGGCGCCCTTGGCGCACACCAGCACGAGCGGCACCGACTTGTTCTTGACCACCTGCGGCAGCCGTTCCTCCAGCTGGCCCAGCGGCACGTTCTTCGCGCCGCCGACATGGCCGGCCGCGAACTCGTCGGGCTCGGAGACATCGACCACCACGGCCTTCTCGCGGTTGATGAGTTGCACCGCGCGCGCCGCGGTGAGCGAGCCGCCCGCGGCTTCGCGGAAGACCGGCAGGAGCAGCATGGCGCCCGAAACCAGCGCGACGAGGACGAGATACCAGTTGTCGATGAAGAAATTCACGGAGGTCCTTGGGGAAAGCAAACCCCGCAATTTTAGAATGCGGCGTTTGACCCGTCCGATTCCACAGCTTCCCCATCCTCCAGCCACCATGCACAAACTCGTCCTGATCCGCCACGGCGAATCCACCTGGAACCTCGAAAACCGCTTCACCGGCTGGACCGACGTGGACCTGACTCCCACCGGCATCGAGCAGGCCAAGACCGCCGGCCGCCTCCTGAAGGCCGAAGGCTACGAGTTCGACCTGGCCTTCACCAGCGTGCTCAAGCGCGCCACGCGCACCCTGTGGCATGTCCTGGACGAGATGGACCGCACCTGGCTGCCCGTGGAGCACAGCTGGCGCCTCAACGAGCGCCACTACGGCGCCCTGCAGGGGCTCAACAAGGCCGACATGGCCAAGCAGTACGGCGATGCGCAGGTGCTCGTCTGGCGCCGCAGCTACGACACACCCCCGCCGGCCCTGGAGGCCACCGATCCGCGCAGCGAGCGCGGCGACATCCGTTACGCGGGCCTCGATGCCGAGCAGATCCCGCTCACCGAATGCCTGAAGGACACCGTCGCCCGCGTCCTGCCCTTCTGGAACGAGCGCATCGCGCCTGCCATGCGATCGGGCCAGCGCGTAATGGTCGCCGCCCACGGCAACTCGATCCGTGCGCTGGTCAAGTACCTGGACGGCATCTCCGACGACGACATCGTCGGGCTGAACATTCCCAACGGCATTCCCCTGGTCTACGAACTGGGCGACGACCTGAAGCCGCTGCGCCATTACTACCTGGGCGATGCCGAGGCCGCGGCCCAGGCGGCCGCCGCGGTCGCGTCCCAGGGCAAGGCCTGACCCCACGGGCCGCAGGCGGCGGGGTAAACCCGCGAGGCGGCCCCGATGCGCCAAAAAGCCCCGCGGGCGCGGAACTGCGCCGCGCCTGCCCTTTCCAAGGGGGTGTATATTGGACCTAGAACCGGCAAAGGTGTTTTTCGAATGGGCCACAAACTCAAAATCGCAGGATGGGTGTCGGTCGGCGTCGTTGCCGGCGCTCTGACCACGGTCTCCCTGCAGACCGTCGCCCGCGGAGCCATGACTCCGCTTCCCCTCGAGGAAATCCAGCAGCTCTCCGCGGTCTTCGGGCTCATCAAGACCGACTACGTCGAGCCCGTGGACGACAAGAAGCTCATCACCGACGCCATCTCCGGCATGGTGTCCAGCCTCGATCCGCACTCCCAGTACTTCGACAAGAAGTCCTTCAAGGAATTCCGCGAAGGCACCACGGGCCGCTTCGTGGGCGTGGGCATCGAGATCACCCAGGAAGACGGCCTGATCAAGATCGTGTCCCCCATCGAGGGCTCCCCGGCCTTCCGCGCGGGCCTGAAGACCAACGACCTGATCACCAAGATCGACGACACGGCAGTGAAGGGGCTCGCCCTCAACGAAGCCGTGAAGAAGATGCGCGGCGAGCCCAACACCCAGGTCACGCTCACCATCTTCCGCAAGGACGAGAGCCGCACCTTCCCGGTCACCGTCACGCGCGAGGAGATCAAGACCCAGTCCGTGAAGGGCAAGGAGATCGAGCCCGGCTATGCCTGGATCCGGCTGTCGCAATTCCAGGAACGCACGGTGGACGACTTCGTGCGCAAGGTCGAGGAGATCTACCGCCAG comes from the Paracidovorax avenae ATCC 19860 genome and includes:
- the panB gene encoding 3-methyl-2-oxobutanoate hydroxymethyltransferase; its protein translation is MTEPTPTPANAATPYGTLPPASPLPQRRPVSLPRLAQMREAGEKITMLTAYDATFAAVADAAGVECLLVGDSLGMVCQGLPSTVGVSLDTMAYHTASVARGLHRVQGTAWLIADLPYGSYAESPEQAMRSACTLMQAGAHMVKLEGGGWTAPTVRFLVERGVPVCAHLGLTPQTVHSLGGYRVQGRSDEAARALRSQANELQDAGAAMLVLEMVPATLAREVTDALPRCHTIGIGAGSGTAGQVLVLHDMLGVNLGKNPKFAHDFMAQAGSVRGAIEAYVQAVKAGRFPDDALHAW
- the panC gene encoding pantoate--beta-alanine ligase gives rise to the protein MLIAHSIADLRSALASRGRPAFVPTMGNLHEGHLSLVRQARALGDVSVASIFVNRLQFLPHEDFDSYPRTWEADRAQLEAAGCDILFAPRETDLYPQAQTFKVQPDPLLADLLEGQFRPGFFTGVCTVVMKLFSAVFGTTGGGTALFGKKDYQQLMVIRRMVEQFALPVDVVAGDTCRAPDGLALSSRNGYLGPAERAQAVELSRALRSLSDAVLSRPVTDWPGLEAEASDALRSRGWQPDYLVVRRRADLQRPDNAPQAGTLVALGAARLGPTRLIDNLEF
- a CDS encoding NAD(P)H-dependent glycerol-3-phosphate dehydrogenase, whose product is MKIIVFGAGAWGTAMALSAAAHPAGHAVTLWARDGRQAAAMQAARENARYLPGIAFPPAFALASGAPSGALASSRADLAIVATPMSGLRGMLEALRDAAIPVAWLCKGFEAVPAGGEAASQGLMAHEICSQVAPRLRAGALSGPSFALEAAQGRPTALVAASRDAQVRELLVEAFHGPTLRVYANEDIVGVEVGGAVKNVLAIATGLCDGLDLGTNARAALITRGLAEMSRLGLALGARAETFMGLSGLGDLVLTATGDLSRNRRVGLALARGLTLDQAVESLGHVAEGVYSARTVVRRAGQLGVDMPIAQEVVALLDGRSTASEAVARLMGRGPAAELRSC
- the secB gene encoding protein-export chaperone SecB — its product is MSEENPVFQIQRVYLKDLSLEQPNSPQILLEQEQPNVDIQLGVEASPVADGIFEVAVTATVQTKIKDKTVFLVEAKQAGIFEIRNIPEDQMGPIMGIACPQIVYPYLRGNIADVITRAGFPPVHLAEINFQAMYEQQQSQLASAAPTPGVTQ
- the grxC gene encoding glutaredoxin 3, with product MQPVKMYTTAVCPYCIRAKQILKSKGVEQIEEVRVDLDPEARSHMMEITGRRTVPQIFIGDTHVGGHDDLVALDGRGGLMPLLGA
- a CDS encoding rhodanese-like domain-containing protein, producing the protein MNFFIDNWYLVLVALVSGAMLLLPVFREAAGGSLTAARAVQLINREKAVVVDVSEPDEFAAGHVGGAKNVPLGQLEERLPQVVKNKSVPLVLVCAKGARAQRAVAVARKLGYDKAEALAGGLKAWRDASMPVEKA
- the gpmA gene encoding 2,3-diphosphoglycerate-dependent phosphoglycerate mutase, giving the protein MHKLVLIRHGESTWNLENRFTGWTDVDLTPTGIEQAKTAGRLLKAEGYEFDLAFTSVLKRATRTLWHVLDEMDRTWLPVEHSWRLNERHYGALQGLNKADMAKQYGDAQVLVWRRSYDTPPPALEATDPRSERGDIRYAGLDAEQIPLTECLKDTVARVLPFWNERIAPAMRSGQRVMVAAHGNSIRALVKYLDGISDDDIVGLNIPNGIPLVYELGDDLKPLRHYYLGDAEAAAQAAAAVASQGKA